One Kitasatospora sp. MAP12-44 DNA segment encodes these proteins:
- a CDS encoding IS1634 family transposase, translating to MVERRLGALPASAEFLRRLDVAGIIDELCPIRDLAHLTHGQVIEVLVANRLSCPTSMVRVGDWARKWAVEEVFGVEPALLNDDRLARALDAIAPRLEEITGSVGAQAIAEFGIDVGQLHWDMTSMSMFGAYEDQEDGFPQVKYGHPKDRRVDLKQIQAGLAVTRDGGIPVFHRAYDGGAGEVAQVVGAMKALRKIADRKDFLLVADSKLVSHPNITALLDAKVDFIAPLPAAQVDAGVYAALDVDRAEPVNYVNDRDRERNTPADQRESYRVLEDVHVMAGPRKSDPVHRLRRVLVHSTGNAKGQRAARTKRLAKATEDLDKLQRSAGGRYYNTAAKVEARIGVIAKSRRVANCLHTTVTTDEDGRPSLGWTFDQAVLDAQAAADGWYALVTRLTAEQADAAEVLRRYKGQGVVERRYNDFKGPLAVAPIFLENNRRITALITVICLALLVFCLIERQVRQALGPEQTMSGLYPDNRKVRPTGRMIFYQLDSLMLRPGTATSPPTILISRGVEAHLLELLGIDETRPRWLET from the coding sequence GTGGTGGAGAGGCGTCTGGGCGCTCTGCCTGCCTCTGCCGAGTTTCTGCGCCGGCTGGACGTGGCCGGGATCATCGACGAGCTGTGCCCGATCCGGGATCTGGCCCACCTGACGCACGGGCAGGTCATCGAGGTCCTGGTCGCCAACCGGCTCTCGTGCCCGACGTCGATGGTCCGGGTGGGCGACTGGGCCCGCAAATGGGCCGTCGAGGAGGTCTTCGGCGTGGAGCCCGCACTGCTGAACGACGACCGGCTCGCCCGGGCCCTGGACGCCATCGCACCGCGCCTGGAGGAGATCACCGGCTCGGTCGGCGCGCAGGCCATCGCGGAGTTCGGCATCGACGTCGGGCAGCTCCACTGGGACATGACCTCGATGTCCATGTTCGGCGCCTACGAGGACCAGGAGGACGGATTCCCGCAGGTCAAGTACGGTCACCCCAAGGACCGGCGGGTCGATCTGAAGCAGATCCAGGCCGGGCTGGCCGTCACCCGCGACGGCGGCATCCCGGTCTTCCACCGCGCCTACGACGGCGGCGCCGGCGAGGTCGCCCAGGTCGTCGGCGCGATGAAAGCCCTGCGGAAGATCGCCGACCGCAAGGACTTCCTCCTCGTCGCGGACTCCAAGCTGGTCTCCCACCCGAACATCACCGCGTTGCTGGACGCGAAGGTCGACTTCATCGCCCCGCTCCCGGCCGCCCAGGTGGACGCCGGTGTCTACGCCGCTCTGGACGTGGACCGCGCCGAGCCGGTCAACTACGTCAACGACCGCGACCGCGAGCGGAACACCCCTGCCGACCAGCGCGAGTCTTACCGGGTCCTGGAAGACGTCCACGTCATGGCCGGGCCCCGCAAAAGCGATCCCGTGCACCGGCTGCGCAGGGTCCTGGTCCACTCCACCGGCAACGCCAAGGGACAGCGGGCCGCCCGCACGAAACGCCTGGCCAAGGCCACCGAGGACCTGGACAAGCTGCAACGCTCGGCCGGCGGGCGGTACTACAACACCGCGGCCAAGGTCGAAGCCCGGATCGGTGTCATCGCCAAATCCCGCCGGGTCGCGAACTGCCTGCACACCACCGTCACCACCGACGAGGACGGGCGTCCGTCGCTGGGCTGGACCTTCGATCAAGCCGTCCTGGATGCCCAGGCCGCCGCCGACGGCTGGTACGCGCTGGTGACCCGGCTCACCGCCGAGCAGGCCGACGCCGCCGAAGTGCTCCGGCGCTACAAGGGCCAGGGCGTGGTCGAACGCCGGTACAACGACTTCAAGGGGCCCCTGGCCGTCGCACCGATCTTCCTCGAGAACAACCGCCGCATCACGGCCCTGATCACCGTGATCTGCCTGGCCCTGCTGGTCTTCTGCCTGATCGAACGCCAGGTCCGCCAGGCCCTGGGCCCCGAGCAGACCATGTCCGGCCTCTACCCCGACAACCGCAAGGTCCGCCCCACCGGCCGCATGATCTTCTACCAGCTCGACAGTCTCATGCTCCGACCCGGCACCGCCACCAGCCCACCCACCATCCTCATCAGCCGAGGAGTCGAAGCACACCTGCTCGAACTCCTCGGCATCGACGAAACCCGCCCCCGCTGGCTGGAGACCTAA
- a CDS encoding cupin domain-containing protein, whose translation MQQQTALARLVDNPESFRDAWPVTPTVYDRDAMDLQRLASRQAAREILADPDIRPGGFGMVRDGVLTAERPSADHPTDTLVLNGLHRSYPPIVTFCKELSSMLGHPVTGNFYLTPAGNAKGFGWHWDCHHVFIAQAEGAKRWCLFAPTFRNPLEHHNWSKIGFDPADKARFENSEPDCEVTLRAGQVLFIPRGWVHAGQSLEEDHSLHITFGVQLLTVHWALRRLLDLGEDNEELREALPPNLGGQDFLSLTGQLRDTLGNWLMRLPEESPALRLRSAQRLSVLNQEPK comes from the coding sequence GTGCAGCAGCAGACAGCTCTGGCAAGGCTGGTCGACAACCCGGAGAGCTTTCGTGATGCATGGCCCGTAACCCCCACGGTGTACGACAGGGACGCAATGGACCTGCAACGGCTCGCCAGCCGCCAGGCAGCCCGCGAGATCCTGGCGGACCCGGACATCCGGCCGGGAGGGTTCGGCATGGTCCGGGACGGCGTCCTGACCGCCGAGCGACCGTCCGCCGACCACCCGACGGACACCCTCGTCCTCAACGGACTTCACCGGTCGTACCCGCCGATCGTGACGTTCTGCAAGGAACTCTCTTCCATGCTCGGTCACCCGGTCACCGGAAATTTCTACCTGACCCCGGCCGGTAACGCGAAGGGATTCGGATGGCACTGGGACTGCCACCACGTCTTCATCGCGCAGGCCGAGGGCGCGAAACGGTGGTGTCTCTTCGCCCCGACGTTCCGCAACCCGCTCGAACATCACAACTGGTCCAAGATCGGATTCGACCCAGCCGACAAGGCTCGGTTCGAGAATTCGGAACCGGATTGCGAGGTGACACTCCGGGCCGGGCAAGTGCTGTTCATCCCCCGAGGGTGGGTCCACGCGGGCCAGAGCCTCGAGGAGGATCACAGCCTTCACATCACCTTCGGTGTGCAGCTTCTCACCGTTCACTGGGCGCTGAGGAGGCTGCTGGACCTGGGCGAGGACAACGAGGAACTGCGCGAGGCCCTGCCGCCGAACCTCGGGGGGCAGGACTTCCTATCCCTGACGGGCCAGTTGCGTGACACGCTGGGCAATTGGCTGATGAGGCTGCCCGAGGAGTCTCCCGCCCTGCGTCTTCGCTCAGCACAGCGGCTCTCGGTACTCAACCAGGAACCCAAGTAG
- a CDS encoding NUDIX hydrolase has product MRTPPTPDDPEAWNAYLAEGNAKQARKRVAVDLIIRDRRGRVLVVNPGYKPGWDLPGGMVEANESPEAAGRREVSEELGLDLTPRKLLVVDWVPPHGPWDDQLAMIFDGGEITAEQATQLRPHDHELSDAVMLSTAAARERLRPRLQPRYDAALLALADGHARYLQDGRPIF; this is encoded by the coding sequence TTGAGGACACCGCCGACGCCTGACGACCCGGAAGCGTGGAACGCCTATTTGGCCGAGGGGAATGCCAAGCAGGCGCGGAAGCGGGTCGCGGTTGATCTGATCATCAGGGACCGGCGTGGCCGGGTGTTGGTGGTCAACCCGGGCTATAAGCCGGGTTGGGATCTGCCCGGGGGCATGGTTGAGGCCAACGAATCCCCCGAGGCCGCGGGCCGTCGAGAGGTGAGCGAGGAGCTGGGGCTGGACCTCACGCCTCGGAAGCTGCTGGTGGTCGATTGGGTGCCGCCGCACGGGCCTTGGGATGATCAGTTGGCCATGATCTTTGACGGCGGCGAGATCACCGCCGAGCAGGCGACGCAACTCCGCCCTCATGATCATGAGTTGTCGGATGCGGTCATGTTGTCGACTGCTGCTGCCCGCGAGCGGTTGCGTCCCCGGTTGCAGCCACGCTATGACGCTGCACTCTTGGCGCTGGCTGATGGACACGCCCGATACCTGCAGGATGGGCGTCCGATCTTCTGA
- a CDS encoding putative baseplate assembly protein: MALPAPNLDDRRFQQLVDEAKRFVQQRCPEWSDHNVSDPGVTLIEAFAHMTDQLLYRLNRVPEKNYLAFLDLIGVKLFPASAARTGVTFWLSSPQATELRLREGTEVATAGAGQKDRVVFATTSELAIVPCEFTALLTQSAGGRPADRTEELLDGQAVPCFAEAPQVGDLMMVALSAPVPSCAVLLSLESEVEGVGVDPRQPPLVWEAFDGDHWLPCEVDTDGTGGLNRPGDVVLHVPAGHAVATVAGRRAGWLRCRTVASRPGQPFYSASPTVRSVVAGTVGGTVQALHGETVNDEWIGDSTGTPGQRFLVSRPPVLADGDPLVVEVAEGDGWQEWQEVDAFGDSGPEDRHITLDRTSGEVSFGPSVREADGSLSSYGAVPGKGARIRVRRYRTGGGRRGNVARGALTVLRSSVPYVSRVENREGAAGGVDGESVESAMLRGPVELRTQDRAVTAADYELLARRAAPSAARIRALAAGSGAAEGGVRVLVVPGVTADAGDRLRFEQMVPSDELLAGISTYLDDRRPIGARLVVEPPFYQGVTVVARVMARRGVPVGRVREQALDALYRYLNPLVGGPDGQGWPFGRPVQSGEAYAVLQRLPGVELVDHVQLFPANPLTGERGDPSDRVDLDHNALVFSHQHQVRVEEL; encoded by the coding sequence ATGGCCCTGCCCGCGCCCAACCTGGACGACCGCCGCTTTCAGCAACTCGTGGACGAGGCGAAGAGGTTCGTCCAGCAGCGCTGCCCGGAGTGGTCGGACCACAACGTCTCCGACCCGGGCGTGACGCTGATCGAGGCGTTCGCGCACATGACCGACCAGCTGCTCTACCGGCTCAACCGGGTGCCGGAGAAGAACTACCTGGCCTTCCTGGACCTGATCGGCGTCAAGCTCTTTCCGGCCAGCGCCGCCAGGACCGGGGTGACGTTCTGGCTCTCCTCGCCCCAGGCGACCGAGCTGCGGCTGCGCGAGGGCACCGAGGTCGCCACCGCCGGTGCCGGCCAGAAGGACCGGGTGGTCTTCGCCACCACCAGCGAACTGGCGATCGTGCCCTGCGAGTTCACCGCGCTGCTGACCCAGTCGGCGGGCGGCCGACCGGCCGACCGGACCGAGGAGCTGCTGGACGGCCAGGCCGTCCCCTGCTTCGCCGAGGCCCCGCAGGTCGGCGACCTGATGATGGTGGCGCTGTCCGCGCCCGTCCCGTCCTGCGCGGTGCTGCTGAGCCTGGAGAGCGAGGTCGAGGGCGTCGGCGTCGACCCCCGGCAGCCCCCGCTGGTCTGGGAGGCGTTCGACGGCGACCACTGGCTGCCCTGCGAGGTGGACACCGACGGCACCGGCGGGCTCAACCGCCCCGGTGACGTCGTGCTGCACGTCCCGGCCGGGCACGCGGTCGCCACCGTCGCCGGCCGGCGGGCCGGCTGGCTGCGCTGCCGCACGGTCGCCAGCCGGCCCGGGCAGCCCTTCTACTCCGCCTCGCCGACCGTGCGCTCCGTGGTGGCGGGCACCGTCGGCGGGACCGTCCAGGCCCTGCACGGCGAGACCGTCAACGACGAGTGGATCGGCGACTCCACCGGCACCCCCGGGCAGCGCTTCCTGGTCTCCCGGCCCCCGGTGCTCGCGGACGGCGACCCGCTGGTGGTCGAGGTGGCCGAGGGCGACGGCTGGCAGGAGTGGCAGGAGGTCGACGCGTTCGGCGACTCCGGCCCCGAGGACCGGCACATCACGCTGGACCGCACCTCCGGCGAGGTCTCGTTCGGGCCGTCCGTCCGGGAGGCCGACGGGTCGCTGAGCTCGTACGGCGCGGTGCCCGGCAAGGGCGCCCGGATCCGGGTCCGCCGCTACCGGACCGGCGGTGGGCGGCGCGGCAACGTGGCGCGCGGCGCGCTGACCGTGCTGCGCAGCTCCGTCCCGTACGTCTCCCGGGTGGAGAACAGGGAGGGCGCCGCGGGCGGCGTGGACGGCGAGAGCGTGGAGTCCGCGATGCTCCGCGGACCGGTCGAACTGCGCACCCAGGACCGGGCGGTGACCGCCGCCGACTACGAGCTGCTGGCCCGCCGGGCCGCCCCGTCGGCGGCTCGGATCCGTGCGCTGGCGGCCGGCTCCGGCGCTGCGGAGGGCGGCGTGCGGGTGCTGGTCGTGCCGGGGGTGACCGCGGACGCGGGCGACCGGCTGCGCTTCGAGCAGATGGTCCCCTCGGACGAACTACTCGCCGGCATCTCGACCTACCTGGACGACCGGCGGCCGATCGGCGCCCGGCTGGTGGTGGAACCGCCGTTCTATCAGGGCGTCACCGTGGTGGCCCGGGTGATGGCGCGGCGGGGGGTGCCGGTGGGACGCGTCCGTGAGCAGGCGCTGGACGCGCTCTACCGCTACCTCAACCCGCTGGTCGGCGGCCCGGACGGGCAGGGCTGGCCGTTCGGCCGCCCGGTGCAGTCCGGCGAGGCGTACGCGGTGCTGCAGCGACTGCCCGGCGTCGAACTCGTCGACCACGTCCAGCTCTTTCCGGCCAATCCGCTGACCGGCGAGCGCGGTGACCCGAGCGACCGGGTCGACCTGGACCACAACGCGCTGGTCTTCTCGCACCAGCACCAGGTCAGGGTGGAGGAGCTGTGA
- a CDS encoding phage tail protein: protein MTAEVDPGGRRAVAGLASPHPLGERLPGVYAEDDFTQRFLGAFDDVLAPVFAVLDCLDSYWAPEVAPADFLDWLAGWVAAETSARADGEPAPLAERRALVAEAIPSHRLRGTARGLVERLRQLDVEAEVIDSGGSSWSATPNGPLPGTPRPAVLVRVRTADRSAASLRRIEALVERERPAHVDFRVELRPE, encoded by the coding sequence GTGACAGCCGAGGTGGACCCGGGCGGTCGCCGGGCGGTGGCCGGCCTGGCCTCCCCGCACCCGCTGGGCGAGCGGCTGCCGGGCGTCTACGCCGAGGACGACTTCACCCAGCGGTTCCTCGGTGCGTTCGACGACGTCCTCGCCCCGGTCTTCGCCGTACTGGACTGCCTGGACTCGTACTGGGCGCCGGAAGTCGCCCCGGCCGACTTCCTGGACTGGCTGGCCGGATGGGTGGCCGCCGAGACCAGCGCCCGCGCCGACGGCGAGCCGGCGCCGCTCGCCGAGCGCCGCGCACTGGTGGCCGAGGCGATCCCGTCCCACCGGCTGCGCGGCACCGCCCGCGGACTGGTCGAGCGGCTGCGGCAGCTGGACGTCGAGGCCGAAGTGATCGACAGCGGCGGATCGTCCTGGTCCGCCACCCCGAACGGCCCGCTGCCGGGCACGCCCCGACCGGCCGTCCTGGTCCGGGTCCGGACCGCCGACCGGTCGGCGGCCTCGCTGCGCCGGATCGAGGCGCTCGTCGAGCGTGAGCGCCCGGCCCACGTCGACTTCCGGGTCGAGCTGCGGCCCGAATAG
- a CDS encoding GPW/gp25 family protein produces the protein MPEQFVGSGWAFPLRTDLTGGIALVDQDREIAESIRLILGTAPGERPMRPEFGCGVHAYVFAPTDADTAGGISAEVRRSLDRWEPRIEVDTVEVSFDRADSGTLYIDIRYTVRGTNNPRSLVFPFYVIPEHPEHEQENSL, from the coding sequence ATGCCCGAGCAGTTCGTCGGCTCCGGCTGGGCCTTCCCGCTGCGCACCGACCTCACCGGCGGTATCGCCCTGGTCGACCAGGACCGCGAGATCGCCGAGTCCATCCGGTTGATCCTCGGCACCGCGCCGGGCGAGCGGCCGATGCGCCCCGAATTCGGCTGCGGCGTCCATGCGTACGTCTTCGCGCCGACCGATGCCGACACCGCCGGCGGGATCTCCGCCGAGGTGCGGCGCTCGCTGGACCGCTGGGAGCCGCGGATCGAGGTCGACACCGTCGAGGTCTCCTTCGACCGGGCCGACAGCGGCACCCTCTACATCGACATCCGCTACACCGTGCGCGGCACCAACAACCCGCGCAGCCTGGTCTTTCCGTTCTATGTGATCCCCGAGCACCCCGAGCACGAGCAGGAGAACTCCCTCTGA
- a CDS encoding PAAR domain-containing protein, translating into MPPAARVGDPISQLYVPVVGGLPTGTVGPPGGQALPASIGPLLGVPSVRIGGEPAAVTGTVVVCDLHAELLLGNLVLPSLPTGGEVLIGGFPAARKGDKVTCQASISGGALNVLIGGA; encoded by the coding sequence ATGCCGCCGGCCGCGAGGGTGGGGGATCCCATCAGCCAGCTGTACGTACCCGTGGTGGGCGGGCTGCCCACGGGGACGGTGGGTCCGCCCGGTGGGCAGGCGCTGCCGGCCTCCATCGGCCCGCTGCTCGGCGTGCCCTCGGTCCGGATCGGCGGCGAACCGGCCGCGGTGACCGGCACGGTGGTGGTCTGCGACCTGCACGCCGAACTGCTGCTCGGCAATCTGGTGCTGCCCTCGCTGCCGACCGGCGGCGAGGTGCTGATCGGCGGGTTCCCGGCGGCGCGCAAGGGCGACAAGGTCACCTGCCAGGCCTCGATCAGCGGCGGCGCGCTCAACGTCCTCATCGGGGGTGCGTAG
- a CDS encoding DUF6087 family protein, whose translation MLEPDDETVSDWYAARASYHRPPGTRDALSLAPEVQQVGLFQDTPRLVLEWDGRAWQPVGVADTYADAYPMIVRRGAEFAPPQDDTPVSLLRKGSGRHRRC comes from the coding sequence GTGCTCGAACCCGACGACGAAACCGTCTCCGACTGGTATGCCGCGCGTGCCAGTTACCACCGGCCGCCGGGAACACGGGACGCGCTGAGCCTGGCCCCGGAGGTCCAGCAGGTCGGTCTGTTCCAGGACACACCGCGCCTGGTGCTGGAGTGGGACGGTCGAGCCTGGCAGCCGGTTGGCGTGGCCGATACCTACGCCGATGCTTATCCGATGATCGTTCGGCGCGGTGCCGAGTTCGCCCCGCCACAGGACGACACTCCTGTGTCGTTGCTGCGCAAGGGAAGCGGTCGACACCGTAGGTGCTGA
- a CDS encoding XRE family transcriptional regulator translates to MDQQPPGPRDVVAGLLGDERLLAILRARDMGALFRLLNSRGVSTRRIAAAVEITQGRLYDYMNGRTRVEKLSMFEQIADAVHIPGALLGLARRPWESVGPSAAYSVPLAEVPADSDDLSAMDAFRNADRQAGGGRLYSAVVRHLTVSVAPRLVDGATGPRVFGAAAALTEMAGWMAHDSGQDDLAAAHFAKALPLARTSGDLPLAAHVAASSSHLALQSGDPHQAAHWALVGIELARSGPHLPSLMARLHTMHARALAATGQYAPATYALDQAGVSLELAADDEHPWLSPFDHATLASESALVFADLGQLTPALVHAEQAVSLREDSRARSLALSRITLASLRVRRGELDAAVIVGIELLATSPTLGSIRVVRQLDGLRDQLSRHTAYRPVYEYLARFDEANRARALLLADIMPPLRGGTGLEDTADA, encoded by the coding sequence GTGGACCAGCAACCACCAGGGCCGCGCGATGTTGTTGCGGGCCTGCTCGGCGATGAACGCCTGTTGGCCATCCTCCGGGCCAGAGACATGGGGGCCCTGTTCAGACTGCTCAACTCCCGCGGAGTCAGTACCCGTCGAATCGCCGCAGCAGTAGAGATCACCCAAGGGCGGCTCTACGACTACATGAACGGCCGCACGCGGGTTGAGAAGCTGAGTATGTTCGAGCAGATCGCTGACGCCGTCCACATTCCCGGCGCCCTGCTCGGCCTCGCTCGACGCCCATGGGAATCCGTGGGTCCGTCGGCTGCCTACAGTGTGCCGCTTGCCGAAGTGCCGGCCGACTCGGACGACCTTTCCGCGATGGATGCCTTCCGAAATGCAGACCGCCAGGCCGGTGGCGGGCGGCTGTACAGCGCTGTAGTCCGCCACCTGACTGTCAGCGTCGCCCCTCGTCTGGTCGATGGAGCAACCGGGCCCAGGGTGTTCGGTGCGGCAGCAGCGCTCACCGAAATGGCCGGTTGGATGGCTCACGACTCGGGCCAAGATGACTTGGCGGCAGCGCACTTCGCTAAGGCGCTGCCGCTTGCCCGCACTTCCGGAGACCTTCCGCTCGCCGCGCACGTTGCCGCAAGCAGCAGCCATCTGGCGCTGCAGTCCGGTGATCCTCACCAGGCGGCGCACTGGGCGCTGGTGGGGATTGAACTTGCACGAAGCGGGCCGCACCTGCCAAGCCTTATGGCTCGCCTGCACACCATGCACGCTCGCGCCCTCGCGGCGACAGGGCAATACGCCCCTGCGACCTACGCACTGGACCAGGCGGGCGTGTCTCTGGAGCTTGCAGCCGACGACGAACATCCCTGGCTGAGTCCGTTTGACCACGCGACGCTTGCCAGCGAATCAGCGCTGGTGTTCGCGGACTTGGGGCAGCTCACCCCTGCGCTTGTGCACGCCGAGCAAGCCGTCAGCCTTCGGGAGGACAGTCGAGCCCGGTCCCTAGCCTTGAGCCGGATCACGCTCGCCTCGTTGCGCGTTAGGCGCGGGGAGCTGGATGCAGCTGTGATCGTCGGGATTGAACTCCTCGCCACCAGCCCAACCCTAGGATCCATTCGGGTCGTCCGACAGCTGGATGGCCTCCGAGATCAACTCAGCCGCCACACTGCCTACCGACCTGTTTATGAGTATCTGGCACGATTCGATGAAGCAAACAGAGCGCGGGCGCTGCTGCTAGCCGACATCATGCCGCCGCTAAGGGGAGGAACCGGTCTTGAGGACACCGCCGACGCCTGA
- a CDS encoding peptidoglycan-binding protein, translated as MSIWTSLEPASATVDAGASTTVALRLRNTGDVVEEYRIQLVGDPAPWARVEPATLKLYPGTSGTVELTFAPPRSPDATAGPNPYGVQVLPAEQPEATVVVEGVLSITPFTELYAELLPPTCRGRLRGRPRLALDNLGNTPLTASLVGRDQGNQLDYELEPSSVQIAPGRAAFARVSLRSKERRWIGGKETLPFGIGVQRSGVEPITVEGNWIQRGLLPRWIMRCLGVLAALVAAAVALWLTAAPSVSTRASEVAATVAPSAIPPSAGPQALGAPSGQPQAPVGQPSTDAGGPPLAPAPVPVPGGNNAPAPNQPPAGGGGGGGGGGGGGGGGAPAPTQLALPITQTSNTPPNLIVQFAQQRLANLPSNNQCRLTGPVTPGVLDAATAAKIACFQGSTDRDHPNHPGNIGHSDAPGALGRATLTAMIMFPVIQTPLNVVGDKTNWENACTTAALRWADQDSLSQADLNAESTFFQQAISGLVRQTANPTAGYPTAAIHQYQQDVHPPAGTAGTTVMVDALVTGWVKDFSTQPGVIQASAWPGMFTG; from the coding sequence GTGAGTATCTGGACCTCCCTGGAACCCGCGTCGGCAACAGTCGACGCCGGCGCGAGCACCACCGTGGCCCTGCGGCTGCGCAACACCGGCGACGTTGTCGAGGAGTACCGCATCCAGCTGGTGGGTGACCCGGCCCCGTGGGCCCGGGTCGAGCCCGCCACGCTCAAGCTGTACCCGGGCACCAGCGGCACGGTCGAGCTGACCTTCGCCCCGCCACGCTCCCCCGACGCGACTGCCGGCCCCAACCCGTACGGCGTACAGGTGCTGCCCGCCGAGCAGCCCGAGGCGACCGTGGTGGTCGAGGGCGTGCTGTCGATCACGCCGTTCACCGAGCTCTACGCCGAGCTCCTACCGCCGACCTGCCGAGGCCGGCTGCGCGGGCGCCCGCGCCTTGCCCTTGACAACCTCGGCAACACCCCGCTGACCGCCTCACTGGTGGGCCGCGACCAGGGCAACCAGCTGGACTACGAGCTGGAGCCGTCCTCGGTGCAGATCGCCCCCGGGCGGGCGGCGTTCGCCAGGGTCAGCCTGCGCTCGAAGGAGCGGCGCTGGATCGGCGGCAAGGAGACGCTGCCGTTCGGCATCGGGGTTCAGCGCTCCGGGGTCGAGCCGATCACGGTCGAGGGCAACTGGATTCAGCGCGGCCTGCTGCCCCGGTGGATCATGCGGTGCCTGGGCGTACTCGCCGCGCTGGTGGCGGCGGCGGTGGCCCTCTGGCTGACGGCCGCGCCCAGCGTGAGCACCAGGGCCTCGGAGGTCGCCGCGACCGTCGCCCCGTCGGCGATCCCGCCGTCCGCTGGGCCGCAGGCCCTGGGCGCGCCCAGCGGCCAGCCGCAGGCACCGGTCGGGCAGCCGAGCACCGACGCCGGCGGCCCGCCGCTCGCCCCCGCGCCCGTTCCCGTCCCGGGCGGGAACAACGCCCCCGCTCCGAACCAGCCCCCGGCCGGTGGCGGAGGCGGCGGCGGAGGTGGGGGCGGCGGTGGCGGCGGAGGCGCCCCGGCCCCGACGCAGCTCGCCCTGCCGATCACCCAGACCAGCAACACCCCGCCCAACCTGATCGTGCAGTTCGCCCAGCAGCGGCTGGCGAACCTGCCCAGCAACAACCAATGCAGGCTGACGGGACCGGTCACACCAGGGGTGCTCGACGCGGCCACGGCCGCCAAGATCGCCTGCTTCCAGGGGTCCACCGACCGCGACCACCCCAACCACCCCGGGAACATCGGCCACAGCGACGCGCCCGGCGCTCTCGGACGGGCGACCCTGACCGCGATGATCATGTTCCCGGTGATCCAAACTCCGCTCAACGTGGTGGGCGACAAGACCAACTGGGAGAACGCCTGCACCACGGCGGCCCTGCGGTGGGCCGACCAGGACAGCCTGAGCCAGGCCGACCTGAACGCCGAGTCCACCTTCTTCCAGCAGGCCATCAGCGGACTCGTGAGGCAGACGGCCAACCCGACCGCCGGGTACCCCACCGCGGCGATCCACCAGTACCAGCAGGACGTGCACCCGCCCGCCGGCACCGCCGGGACCACGGTGATGGTGGACGCACTGGTGACCGGCTGGGTGAAGGACTTCAGCACGCAGCCGGGCGTCATCCAGGCATCGGCCTGGCCGGGAATGTTCACGGGCTGA
- a CDS encoding ketoacyl-ACP synthase III gives MARTSVGILATGSYLPKEEVSNEEVALRVGATAEWIERKTQIRSRRYAAPSEATSDLAAQAAAEALTQAGLAAEQIDYLIVATSTGDSPQPPTACLVQGLLGADKAVCFDINVVCSGFVYGLALAESLLARRPGCHALVVAADVYSRILDFTDRRTAVLFADGAGAAVLGHVDEPAGILEFGLISQGNAHGLIRVEAGGSRLPASAETVAAGEHYFRMDGRGVRDFVLEHVPPALAALAERAGHPLAEVDHFVPHQANGVMLDQLVVAAGLERAQTHKTLVEYGNVGSASIPVALDAANRAGLLREGELVLLAGFGGGMAIGSCLVRWVVPS, from the coding sequence GTGGCAAGGACATCGGTCGGGATCCTGGCAACCGGCTCCTACCTCCCGAAGGAAGAGGTGTCCAACGAGGAAGTGGCACTGCGGGTCGGTGCCACCGCCGAGTGGATCGAACGCAAGACCCAGATCAGGTCGCGCCGGTACGCGGCGCCCAGCGAGGCCACTTCGGACCTCGCCGCGCAGGCGGCCGCGGAGGCGCTCACGCAGGCCGGACTGGCCGCCGAGCAGATCGACTACCTGATCGTCGCGACCTCCACCGGGGACTCCCCGCAGCCGCCGACCGCGTGCCTGGTGCAGGGCCTGCTCGGCGCGGACAAGGCGGTCTGCTTCGACATCAACGTGGTGTGCAGCGGCTTCGTCTACGGGCTGGCGCTGGCCGAGAGCCTGCTGGCGCGCCGGCCCGGCTGCCACGCGCTGGTGGTGGCGGCCGACGTCTACTCGCGCATCCTCGACTTCACCGACCGCCGTACGGCGGTGCTGTTCGCGGACGGCGCCGGCGCGGCGGTGCTTGGCCATGTGGACGAGCCGGCCGGGATCCTGGAGTTCGGGCTGATCAGCCAGGGCAACGCGCACGGGCTGATCCGGGTGGAGGCCGGCGGCAGCCGGCTGCCCGCCTCGGCCGAGACGGTGGCGGCCGGCGAGCACTACTTCCGGATGGACGGCCGCGGTGTGCGCGACTTCGTGCTGGAGCACGTGCCGCCGGCGCTGGCCGCGCTCGCCGAGCGGGCCGGGCACCCGCTGGCCGAGGTGGACCACTTCGTCCCGCACCAGGCCAACGGCGTGATGCTGGACCAGCTGGTGGTGGCCGCCGGGCTGGAGCGGGCTCAGACGCACAAGACGCTGGTCGAGTACGGCAACGTGGGCAGTGCGTCCATCCCGGTGGCCCTGGACGCGGCCAACCGGGCGGGCCTGCTGCGCGAGGGCGAGCTGGTGCTGCTGGCCGGCTTCGGCGGTGGCATGGCGATCGGCTCCTGTCTGGTGCGCTGGGTGGTGCCGTCATGA